From Cannabis sativa cultivar Pink pepper isolate KNU-18-1 chromosome 8, ASM2916894v1, whole genome shotgun sequence, a single genomic window includes:
- the LOC115700835 gene encoding methyl-CpG-binding domain-containing protein 9 isoform X2, with protein sequence MSNSKYNSKEPERRIEGGFSISEKTNLPRKRKARRFAMSNGFSENKGTSVGGYCKDLPSNGPSMEVRSMTFDCNAQFMEVGAGEIGCLESDKNNEGLPLQFEDFFLLSTGKIDTRPSYHDARFLWPVGFKSCWHDKITGSLFVCEILDGGEGGPSFKVKRLSCSSVPVPYCSTVLFRQSSGQFLSPMDDESDGTCDNIESIRMILSDPCPPMENDILSCLRNCSGGGSNLQTSIESQQEACCSTRENSENGSCEMGSIDEIGEFSAEEKSLSSVWRMISEKLVNACSEILKRRGSFRFFCKHVAKDGDIPSHVMKNDTSKGNFLSLEKFSSSQGFDIPSVIHADKEIDSLKNIVEKWLNQDRFGLDVDFVQDILEQLPGVQACSQYQMLCERSSHSSSITIGNGLLVPKIRGSLECKENDTLNGLFRRSKKAKLIENDMMDNHCRPPGKQLCSKVPKELVGDVYQVWESLWRFYDILGLEGPLSLEELEQELSNPWFDNSELLEKFEQEIRGNQDLNSKRTDTDCTDAPAFIQMETGAMKEAAQTKHASITYSRCSGVVLTKAHNSLLQVLVGELQFKVAALVDPNFDSGESKSKRGRKKDVDSSLFVKRTKLNILPINELTWPELARRYILAVLSMDGNLDSAEIIARESGKVFRCLQGDGGVLCGSLTGVAGMEADALLLAEASKQIFGSVDRENDVLTFEDDEPDATSASEKNLLNDGNIPEWAKVLEPVRKLPTNVGTRIRKCVNEALLKDPPEWAKKILEHSISKEVYKGNASGPTKKAVLSVLADVCGGGEGLPPKPDKRKKRKTVISISDVVMKQCRIVLRRAAAADDSKFFCNLLGRKLINSTDNDDEGLLGLPAMVSRPLDFRTIDLRLAAGAYGSSHEAFLEDVRELWSNVRNAFGDQPDLVELADTLSQNFETLYDEEVVSLVDKFAEFAKLDCLNSERKKEIDDLLSSTTLIPKAPWDEGVCKVCGIDRDDDSVLLCDTCDAEYHTYCLNPPLARIPEGNWYCPSCVGKRVAQDVPENIQVIKQRSGKKYQGEVTRVYLEALTQLASKMEEKEYWEFTVDERTFMLKFFCDELLNSAIIRQHLEQCVETSTELQQKLRSLFVEWKNLKSREESLVSRATKLDPNILSALGAVDIKDSSPANHSKSQSQAPGDRSSADDLPAVAGDQEAIGNSGSDRRSSATESEYNCRDISDSELHLKEAYASAGESIAITHKDSQKNGKSFGSNELPASNSSPQEVDGSSRELCSTSNQQGLIRTSSSHQPLDQHGHSDARGTSVAQQVPPVIVNELQAYHAELNSVKSDIALLQGSITSVELELLKVSVRREFLGSDSVGRLYWASGTPTGHAQIIVDGSVALQNGRMMNCLRGKAVNSSALQYYIQPLVSNDILSEGSNGFYPYQHQQNNASVSPWVSYKTDEEINELIRCLKNTDSKEKELKESILHWQKLRFQEFQKGQFDFAAFSATANEKAVLSDSLVTKASCWMEKRYGPCVELESADILKKRGKRARLNNDDKMYRCECLEIIWPCRPHCLSCHRTFLNDIELEGHNEGKCNSAVIAREKVKEPTDAAKVKGTLKSESSREDHTGEISRAAIPETVLSELSAKLIKFHDEGFGCPYDFQKIRSTFVTQDSCKDAIEEIGLLGSKGIPSFVPSMAPYLTDASLALMSKKDVGLQVDGSDTAERLYSLGNANATVSCHDGQSDRSPKRSADINVVVKSQKSALACLEQRDRVQSSGSHSSISGLTCCCVVPQSSLTPLVGKVSHILRRLKMNLLDMEAALPEEALRPSKSNLGRRWAWRAFVKSATTIYEMVQATFVLEDMIKTEYLRNEWWYWSSFSAAAKTSTLSALALRIYSLDAAIVYDKTLSNSDPTDHLEPVTLSEPKLLATLDSTERTKITRRSNKKRKEPEG encoded by the exons ATGTCTAACTCTAAGTACAATTCTAAGGAGCCTGAAAGAAGAATTGAGGGTGGTTTTTCTATATCTGAAAAAACTAATTTACCCAGAAAAAGAAAGGCAAGAAGATTTGCAATGTCCAATGGCTTTTCTGAAAATAAGGGAACCTCAGTTGGTGGTTATTGTAAGGATCTTCCATCCAATGGTCCAAGTATGGAAGTTCGTTCAATGACTTTCGACTGTAATGCACAATTTATGGAGGTTGGAGCAGGTGAAATTGGTTGCTTGGAGTCTGATAAAAATAAT GAGGGACTTCCTCTACAGTTTGAAGATTTTTTCCTTCTTTCTACGGGAAAGATTGACACTAGACCTTCTTATCATGATGCTAGATTTCTCTGGCCTGTAGGGTTTAAGTCTTGTTGGCACGATAAGATTACTGGTTCTCTTTTTGTATGTGAAATTTTGGATGGTGGTGAAGGTGGACctagttttaaagtcaaaagGCTTTCATGCTCGTCTGTACCTGTGCCATATTGTTCAACTGTCCTCTTTAGACAGAGCTCTGGGCAGTTTTTGAGTCCAATGGATGATGAAAGTGATGGAACTTGTGATAATATCGAGAGTATTCGAATGATTCTTTCAGATCCTTGCCCACCTATGGAAAATGATATCTTGTCTTGTCTTAGAAATTGCTCAGGTGGTGGTAGCAATCTTCAAACATCTATCGAATCGCAGCAAGAAGCTTGTTGTTCCACCCGTGAAAATTCTGAAAATGGTTCATGCGAGATGGGTTCCATAGATGAAATTGGCGAGTTCTCAGCAGAAGAAAAATCCTTGTCTTCGGTCTGGAGAATGATTTCAGAAAAACTTGTTAATGCTTGTTCTGAAATCCTCAAACGGAGAGGTTCATTTAGATTTTTCTGCAAGCATGTTGCAAAAGATGGTGACATCCCCAGTCATGTTATGAAGAATGACACAAGCAAAGGGAACTTCTTGTCATTAGAGAAATTCTCTAGTTCACAAGGTTTTGACATCCCATCTGTAATTCACGCTGATAAAGAGATTGACTCTCTTAAAAATATAGTGGAAAAATGGCTTAATCAAGACAGATTTGGATTAGATGTGGATTTTGTGCAAGATATATTAGAACAGCTTCCTGGGGTACAAGCTTGTTCACAATATCAAATGCTTTGTGAGAGGAGCTCTCATTCTTCATCAATAACAATTGGGAATGGGCTTTTGGTTCCGAAGATTAGAGGTAGCTTAGAATGCAAGGAAAATGATACTTTGAATGGCTTATTTAGAAGATCAAAGAAAGCCAAGTTGATTGAAAATGATATGATGGATAATCATTGTCGTCCTCCTGGGAAACAATTGTGCTCAAAGGTTCCTAAAGAACTTGTTGGTGATGTTTATCAG GTTTGGGAATCATTATGGcgtttttatgatattttgggTTTGGAAGGGCCTTTGTCTCTAGAAGAACTTGAGCAAGAGCTTAGTAACCCTTGGTTTGATAACTCAGAACTTTTAGAGAAGTTTGAGCAGGAGATTCGTGgtaatcaagatttgaattcTAAGAGAACTGACACTGATTGTACAGATGCCCCTGCCTTTATTCAAATGGAAACAGGAGCAATGAAGGAAGCAGCTCAGACTAAACATGCATCTATTACATACAGTAGATGTTCTGGTGTGGTTTTAACAAAAGCCCACAATTCACTCCTCCAAGTACTAGTGGGTGAGCTGCAGTTCAAAGTTGCAGCACTTGTAGATCCAAATTTTGATTCTGGAGAGTCTAAATCAAAAAGGGGAAGGAAGAAAGATGTTGATAGCTCACTTTTTGTCAAAAGGACCAAGCTTAACATACTTCCAATTAATGAATTGACTTGGCCAGAATTAGCTCGTAGATACATCTTGGCTGTCTTATCCATGGATGGTAACCTTGACTCTGCTGAGATTATCGCACGTGAAAGTGGCAAGGTGTTTCGGTGTTTGCAAGGTGATGGTGGGGTGCTTTGTGGCTCACTTACTGGTGTTGCTGGGATGGAAGCAGATGCACTT TTGCTTGCTGAGGCTTCAAAACAAATTTTTGGTTCGGTGGACAGAGAAAATGACGTTCTTACTTTTGAGGATGATGAGCCTGATGCAACTAGTGCTTCTGAGAAGAATTTGCTGAATGATGGTAATATTCCAGAGTGGGCCAAGGTCCTAGAGCCTGTCAGAAAGCTCCCCACAAATGTGGGAACAAGAATTAGAAAGTGCGTCAACGAGGCTTTGTTGAAGGATCCACCAGAGTGGGCAAAGAAAATATTGGAACACTCCATCAGTAAGGAAGTCTATAAAGGCAATGCATCAGGACCAACAAAG AAAGCTGTTCTGTCAGTTTTAGCAGATGTATGTGGTGGTGGTGAAGGGTTGCCACCAAAACCTGATAAACGGAAGAAGAGGAAAACTGTCATCTCTATATCTGATGTTGTCATGAAACAGTGCCGCATTGTATTACGTCGTGCTGCTGCTGCAGATGACTCAAAATTCTTCTGCAATTTGCTGGGAAGAAAGCTGATAAACTCTACCGATAATGATGACGAGGGACTTTTGGGATTGCCAGCAATGGTATCCAGGCCATTGGACTTCAGGACTATCGATTTGAGATTGGCTGCTGGGGCTTATGGCAGTTCGCATGAAGCTTTTCTTGAAGATGTTAGGGAG TTATGGAGTAATGTCCGTAATGCTTTTGGGGATCAGCCTGATTTGGTTGAATTGGCTGATACATTGTCGCAAAATTTTGAGACCTTGTATGATGAGGAG GTTGTTTCTCTTGTCGATAAATTTGCGGAGTTTGCTAAGTTGGATTGCTTGAACTCTGAAAGAAAAAAGGAGATAGATGATTTACTTTCATCCACAACTTTGATTCCCAAGGCCCCTTGGGATGAGGGCGTGTGCAAAGTATGTGGCATTGATAGAGATGATGACAGTGTCCTGTTGTGTGATACTTGTGATGCTGAGTATCATACTTACTGTTTGAATCCTCCTCTTGCAAGGATACCAGAAGGAAATTGGTACTGTCCTTCCTGTGTTGGTAAACGGGTTGCTCAAGATGTACCAGAAAATATCCAGGTGATTAAGCAGCGGTCTGGTAAAAAATATCAAGGAGAAGTTACCCGTGTTTATTTGGAGGCACTCACACAATTGGCTTCCAAAATGGAAGAAAAAGAGTATTGGGAATTCACTGTGGACGAG AGGACCTTCATGTTGAAGTTTTTTTGTGATGAGCTGCTTAACTCAGCCATTATTCGTCAACACCTTGAGCAGTGTGTCGAGACATCGACTGAGTTGCAGCAGAAACTGCGTTCTCTGTTTGTGGAATGGAAAAATCTCAAGTCCAGGGAAGAAAGCTTAGTTTCAAGAGCTACAAAGCTTGACCCTAATATACTCAGTGCCCTTGGAGCAGTTGATATAAAGGATTCATCTCCTGCTAACCACAGCAAATCTCAATCACAAGCGCCGGGTGATAGGTCATCAGCAGATGATCTTCCAGCTGTAGCGGGTGATCAAGAAGCAATTGGGAATAGCGGTTCTGATAGACGCTCATCTGCCACCGAGTCTGAGTATAATTGCCGAGATATTTCAGATAGTGAACTTCATTTAAAAGAAGCCTATGCTTCTGCTGGGGAGAGCATTGCAATCACCCACAAGGATTCACAGAAAAATGGGAAATCATTTGGGTCAAACGAGTTGCCTGCATCCAATTCTTCGCCGCAGGAAGTTGATGGTTCCAGCAGAGAACTCTGTTCAACAAGTAACCAACAAGGATTAATCAGAACTAGTTCAAGCCACCAGCCTTTAGATCAGCATGGTCATTCAGATGCGAGGGGCACTAGCGTAGCTCAACAAGTTCCCCCTGTTATTGTGAATGAGTTGCAGGCCTACCATGCTGAGTTGAACTCTGTTAAGAGTGATATTGCACTTTTGCAGGGTTCAATCACTAGTGTGGAATTAGAGCTTCTAAAGGTATCTGTGAGGAGGGAATTTTTGGGTAGTGACTCTGTGGGTCGCTTGTACTGGGCTTCTGGCACACCAACTGGACATGCACAGATTATTGTTGATGGAAGTGTGGCATTGCAGAATGGAAGAATGATGAACTGTCTTCGAGGAAAAGCTGTTAATAGTTCAGCTTTGCAGTATTATATTCAGCCACTTGTGAGTAATGATATTCTTTCAGAGGGATCAAACGGTTTCTATCCTTACCAACACCAACAAAATAATGCTTCTGTTTCACCTTGGGTTTCTTATAAAACTGATGAGGAAATCAATGAGCTCATTAGGTGCTTAAAGAATACTGATTCTAAGGAAAAAGAGCTGAAAGAGAGTATTTTGCACTGGCAAAAGCTTAGGTTCCAAGAATTTCAGAAGGGTCAGTTTGATTTTGCAGCATTCTCAGCGACCGCAAATGAAAAGGCTGTATTATCCGACTCTTTGGTAACAAAAGCTTCCTGTTGGATGGAGAAAAGATATGGACCATGTGTTGAGTTAGAAAGTGCTGATATCTTGAAAAAACGAGGGAAAAGGGCTAGGTTAAACAATGATGATAAGATGTACCGTTGTGAATGCTTAGAAATCATTTGGCCTTGTAGACCCCATTGCCTCTCTTGTCACCGAACCTTTCTTAATGATATTGAACTTGAAGGCCATAATGAAGGTAAATGTAATTCAGCTGTTATAGCCCGTGAGAAGGTTAAGGAGCCAACTGATGCTGCCAAAGTTAAAGGCACTTTAAAATCTGAGAGTAGTCGTGAAGATCACACAGGGGAAATTAGCAGGGCTGCAATTCCTGAAACTGTTTTGTCTGAGCTTAGTGCTAAGCTGATTAAGTTTCACGATGAAGGATTTGGTTGCCCATATGACTTTCAAAAGATTCGTTCTACATTTGTGACACAAGACTCTTGTAAGGATGCAATAGAGGAAATAGGTCTTCTTGGTTCAAAGGGGATTCCTTCTTTTGTCCCATCAATGGCTCCTTATCTCACTGATGCTTCCCTTGCTTTAATGTCTAAGAAAGATGTGGGTTTACAAGTTGATGGTTCCGACACTGCAGAAAGGTTGTATTCTCTAGGAAATGCTAATGCAACTGTTTCTTGTCATGACGGTCAATCTGACAGATCTCCTAAGAGATCAGCAGACATTAATGTGGTTGTGAAATCTCAGAAATCTGCCTTGGCATGTCTAGAACAAAGAGACAGGGTACAGTCTTCTGGTAGTCATTCCTCGATTAGTGGGCTCACTTGCTGCTGTGTGGTTCCCCAGTCTTCTCTGACACCATTGGTGGGTAAAGTGTCTCATATTTTAAGGCGACTCAAGATGAATCTTCTTGACATGGAGGCTGCTCTGCCTGAAGAAGCTTTAAGACCTTCAAAGTCGAATTTGGGAAGGAGATGGGCTTGGCGTGCATTTGTGAAATCTGCAACAACAATATATGAG ATGGTTCAAGCCACATTTGTGTTGGAAGATATGATTAAGACAGAGTACCTAAGGAATGAATGGTGGTATTGGTCCTCATTTTCTGCTGCTGCTAAA